A genomic window from Streptomyces broussonetiae includes:
- a CDS encoding uracil-DNA glycosylase — translation MTDIAMLPESWRGVLGDELQQPYFKELTEFVEEERAKGPVYPPREEVFAALDATPYDRVKVLILGQDPYHGEGQGHGLCFSVRPGVKTPPSLRNIYKEMQAELGLPIPDNGYLMPWAEQGVLLLNAVLTVRPGEPNSHKGKGWEKFTDAVIRAVNDRPDPAVFVLWGNYAQKKLPLIDETRHVVVKGAHPSPLSAKKFFGSRPFTQINEAIASQGHKFIDWTLPNLG, via the coding sequence GTGACCGACATCGCCATGCTGCCCGAGTCCTGGCGCGGGGTTCTGGGCGACGAGCTGCAGCAGCCCTACTTCAAGGAGCTGACCGAGTTCGTCGAGGAGGAGCGGGCGAAGGGTCCCGTCTATCCGCCGCGCGAGGAGGTCTTCGCCGCGCTGGACGCCACACCGTACGACAGGGTCAAGGTCCTCATCCTCGGCCAGGACCCGTACCACGGCGAGGGCCAGGGCCACGGCCTGTGCTTCTCGGTCCGTCCGGGGGTGAAGACCCCGCCCTCGCTGCGGAACATCTACAAGGAGATGCAGGCGGAGCTGGGCCTGCCCATCCCGGACAACGGCTATCTGATGCCGTGGGCCGAGCAGGGCGTGCTGTTGCTCAACGCGGTCCTCACCGTCCGGCCCGGCGAGCCCAATTCGCACAAGGGCAAGGGCTGGGAGAAGTTCACGGACGCGGTCATCCGCGCGGTCAACGACCGCCCCGACCCGGCAGTCTTCGTCCTGTGGGGCAACTACGCGCAGAAGAAGCTGCCGCTGATCGACGAGACCCGGCACGTGGTGGTCAAGGGCGCGCACCCCTCGCCGCTGTCCGCGAAGAAGTTCTTCGGCTCCCGCCCGTTCACGCAGATCAACGAGGCGATCGCGAGCCAGGGCCACAAGTTCATCGACTGGACCCTCCCGAACCTGGGCTGA
- a CDS encoding ABC transporter substrate-binding protein, with product MFNRNRFLRSVAAIASLSLAAGCGLLSDGSGGGKRPIVVGTTSAPSTLDPAGAWDGSWELYRNIFQTLLAYPNGATTPQPDAAESCSFTDSTSRTYRCELRSGLKFADGDPLTASVVKYSIDRIRTIDAPGGPAGLLGSLERVQVLGDRTVVFHLGQPDATFPFVLATPAMSIVDPNDYPARSLRKDGEVHGSGPYQLRSYEEGRQAVLVGNGNYHGFAQRQNDAVTIRYFQDSAGMVKALRAKQIDVTYRGLAADDILALQQHGDSNLQLVDGAGTDISYLVFNPKDPWAKEPAVRKAVAQIVDRGAIAHKVYKDTVDPLYSMVPKGLTGHTTGFFDDFGDPSVPRARKILSDAGIHQRIPLTLWYTTDRYGSETALMFQELKRQLEDSGLFTITLQGRPWKTFVVGYQKGEYPVFGRGWFPDFPDADNFIAPFVGEHNALGTPYPAKEITDQLLPHSRAEGDRAQTVKDMEQAQQILVNDARLIPLWQGRQYVAASEDVSGGEQALDPSTIMMMWTLHRKTSW from the coding sequence GTGTTCAACCGGAACCGATTCCTGCGGTCAGTCGCGGCGATCGCGTCCCTGTCCCTGGCGGCCGGATGCGGTCTGCTGTCCGACGGCAGTGGCGGCGGCAAGCGGCCGATCGTCGTCGGGACCACCAGCGCGCCCAGCACGCTCGACCCGGCCGGCGCCTGGGACGGCTCCTGGGAGCTGTACCGGAACATCTTCCAGACGCTCCTGGCCTATCCCAACGGCGCCACCACTCCGCAGCCCGACGCCGCCGAGAGCTGCTCCTTCACCGACTCCACCAGCCGCACCTACCGCTGCGAGCTGCGCTCGGGCCTGAAGTTCGCCGACGGCGACCCGCTGACCGCGAGCGTCGTCAAGTACTCCATCGACCGCATCCGCACGATCGACGCCCCGGGCGGTCCCGCAGGGCTGCTCGGCAGCCTCGAGCGGGTGCAGGTGCTCGGCGACCGCACGGTCGTCTTCCACCTCGGCCAGCCCGACGCCACCTTCCCGTTCGTGCTCGCCACCCCCGCCATGTCGATCGTCGACCCGAACGACTACCCGGCGCGCTCCCTGCGCAAGGACGGCGAGGTCCACGGCTCCGGGCCGTACCAGCTCCGGTCCTACGAGGAGGGCAGGCAGGCCGTCCTCGTCGGCAACGGGAACTACCACGGCTTCGCCCAGCGGCAGAACGACGCGGTGACCATCCGCTACTTCCAGGACTCGGCCGGCATGGTCAAGGCGCTGCGTGCCAAGCAGATCGACGTCACCTACCGCGGCCTCGCCGCCGACGACATCCTCGCCCTCCAGCAGCACGGCGACAGCAACCTGCAACTCGTCGACGGCGCGGGCACCGACATCAGCTACCTGGTGTTCAACCCCAAGGACCCCTGGGCCAAGGAGCCCGCCGTACGCAAGGCCGTCGCCCAGATCGTCGACCGGGGTGCCATCGCCCACAAGGTCTACAAGGACACCGTCGACCCGCTGTACTCGATGGTCCCCAAGGGCCTGACCGGCCACACCACCGGCTTCTTCGACGACTTCGGCGACCCCAGCGTCCCCAGGGCCCGCAAGATCCTCTCCGACGCGGGCATCCACCAGCGCATCCCGCTCACCCTCTGGTACACCACCGACCGCTACGGCTCCGAGACGGCCCTGATGTTCCAGGAGCTCAAGCGGCAGCTGGAGGACTCCGGGCTGTTCACCATCACGCTCCAGGGCCGCCCCTGGAAGACCTTCGTGGTCGGCTACCAGAAGGGTGAGTACCCGGTGTTCGGGCGCGGCTGGTTCCCGGACTTCCCCGACGCGGACAACTTCATCGCGCCGTTCGTCGGCGAGCACAACGCCCTCGGTACGCCCTACCCGGCCAAGGAGATCACCGACCAGCTGCTGCCGCACTCGCGCGCGGAGGGCGACCGCGCCCAGACGGTCAAGGACATGGAGCAGGCCCAGCAGATCCTGGTGAACGACGCCCGGCTGATCCCGCTGTGGCAGGGCCGGCAGTACGTCGCCGCCAGCGAGGACGTCTCCGGCGGCGAGCAGGCCCTCGACCCGTCGACGATCATGATGATGTGGACGCTGCACCGCAAGACCAGCTGGTGA
- a CDS encoding SDR family oxidoreductase codes for MTELPELSGRVALVTGASRGIGYGVAEALVARGDRVCITGRGEDALKEAVEKLGAERVIGVAGKAHDLGHQTEAVERTMEAFGRLDHLINNAGTNPVFGPIADLDLNVARKVFETNVVSALGFAQKTWHAWQKDNGGAIVNIASVAGLAPSPFIGAYGVSKAAMINLTQQLAHEFAPKVRVNAIAPAVVKTKFAQALYEGREEEAAAAYPLARLGVPSDIGGAAAFLTSAQSDWITGQTLVVDGGIFLNAGVS; via the coding sequence ATGACTGAACTCCCGGAGCTGTCCGGCAGGGTCGCCCTCGTCACCGGCGCGAGCCGCGGCATCGGCTACGGCGTCGCCGAGGCGCTGGTCGCCCGCGGCGACCGCGTGTGCATCACCGGCCGGGGCGAGGACGCCCTCAAGGAGGCCGTCGAGAAGCTCGGCGCCGAGCGGGTCATCGGCGTCGCCGGCAAGGCCCACGACCTCGGCCACCAGACCGAGGCCGTCGAGCGCACCATGGAGGCCTTCGGCCGCCTCGACCACCTGATCAACAACGCGGGCACCAACCCGGTGTTCGGGCCCATCGCGGACCTCGACCTGAACGTCGCCCGCAAGGTCTTCGAGACCAACGTGGTCTCCGCGCTCGGCTTCGCCCAGAAGACCTGGCACGCCTGGCAGAAGGACAACGGCGGCGCGATCGTCAACATCGCCTCGGTCGCGGGCCTCGCGCCCTCGCCGTTCATCGGCGCCTACGGCGTCAGCAAGGCCGCGATGATCAACCTGACCCAGCAGCTCGCGCACGAGTTCGCGCCGAAGGTGCGGGTCAACGCCATCGCCCCGGCCGTGGTCAAGACCAAGTTCGCGCAGGCCCTGTACGAGGGCCGGGAGGAGGAGGCGGCCGCCGCCTACCCGCTCGCACGACTCGGCGTGCCCTCCGACATCGGAGGGGCCGCGGCCTTCCTCACCTCCGCGCAGTCCGACTGGATCACCGGCCAGACGCTCGTCGTGGACGGCGGCATCTTCCTCAACGCCGGCGTGAGTTGA
- the fabG gene encoding 3-oxoacyl-ACP reductase FabG, whose product MSTTEQRVAVVTGAARGIGAATAVRLAAEGRAVAVIDLDEAACKDTVEKITAAGGKAIAVGADVSDEAQVEAAVARIVAELGAPTILVNNAGVLRDNLLFKMSVSDWDTVMNVHLRGSFLMTKAVQQHMVEAGFGRVVNLSSSSALGNRGQVNYSAAKAGLQGFTKTLAIELGKFGITANAVAPGFIATEMTKATADRVKMDFDDFKKAAATAIPVQRVGEPEDIANAIAFFTGEAAGFVSGQVLYVAGGPLD is encoded by the coding sequence ATGTCCACCACTGAACAGCGGGTCGCGGTCGTCACCGGCGCGGCGCGCGGCATCGGCGCAGCCACCGCCGTACGGCTGGCCGCCGAGGGCCGCGCGGTCGCCGTGATCGACCTCGACGAGGCCGCCTGCAAGGACACGGTCGAGAAGATCACCGCCGCGGGCGGCAAGGCGATCGCGGTCGGCGCGGACGTCTCCGACGAGGCGCAGGTCGAGGCGGCCGTCGCCCGGATCGTCGCGGAGCTGGGCGCCCCGACGATCCTGGTCAACAACGCGGGCGTGCTCCGGGACAACCTGCTGTTCAAGATGAGCGTCTCCGACTGGGACACCGTCATGAACGTGCACCTGCGCGGCTCCTTCCTGATGACCAAGGCCGTCCAGCAGCACATGGTCGAGGCGGGCTTCGGCCGCGTGGTCAACCTCTCCTCGTCCTCGGCGCTCGGCAACCGCGGCCAGGTCAACTACTCCGCCGCCAAGGCCGGCCTGCAGGGCTTCACCAAGACCCTCGCGATCGAGCTGGGCAAGTTCGGCATCACCGCCAACGCCGTCGCCCCCGGCTTCATCGCCACCGAGATGACCAAGGCCACCGCCGACCGCGTCAAGATGGACTTCGACGACTTCAAGAAGGCCGCCGCGACCGCGATCCCGGTGCAGCGCGTCGGCGAGCCCGAGGACATCGCCAACGCCATCGCCTTCTTCACCGGCGAGGCCGCCGGCTTTGTCTCCGGCCAGGTGCTGTACGTCGCCGGCGGACCGCTCGACTAG
- a CDS encoding DUF3037 domain-containing protein, which produces MSETHIHMAGHVVERHITRAGQGGDRDVFEYALLRVVPRVERGECINAGVLVYSRAHAYVGARTHLDETRLLALDPEADVVGIRAALEAIERHCAGGEEAGQAARDDAGRRFRWLIAPRSTVVQPGPVHTGLTTDPAAETERLLDLLVR; this is translated from the coding sequence GTGAGCGAGACCCACATCCACATGGCCGGACATGTCGTCGAGCGGCACATCACCCGGGCCGGCCAGGGCGGCGACCGGGACGTGTTCGAGTACGCGCTGCTGCGGGTCGTCCCCCGCGTGGAGCGCGGCGAGTGCATCAACGCGGGCGTGCTCGTCTACAGCCGCGCCCATGCCTACGTCGGTGCCCGCACCCACCTGGACGAGACCCGGCTGCTGGCCCTGGATCCGGAGGCCGACGTGGTCGGGATCCGGGCCGCGCTCGAGGCGATCGAGCGCCACTGCGCGGGTGGCGAGGAGGCCGGGCAGGCGGCCCGTGACGACGCAGGGCGCCGCTTCCGCTGGCTGATCGCGCCCCGTTCCACCGTCGTCCAGCCCGGTCCCGTGCACACCGGTCTGACCACCGATCCGGCGGCTGAGACGGAGCGCTTGCTCGACCTCCTGGTGAGGTAA
- a CDS encoding HipA family kinase: protein MLKEVTATRYITPLREGGSLPGLVEADDFGTYVMKFTGAGQGRKTLVAEVVCGELARRLGFRMPRLATLRLDPVLGLGEPEQQVQELLRSSGGTNLGMDFLSGALGYDPLAFPVSPEEAGRIVWFDALINNVDRSWRNPNLLVHRGELWLIDHGATMIWHHNWPSVEASAARPYDASDHALARFAPDVTAAAADLAPRVTEDLLAEVTAEVPEAWLADEPGFATPDELRRAYARPLLARAAVVAERITGIGTGSKEGK from the coding sequence ATGCTCAAGGAAGTCACCGCGACCCGCTACATCACGCCGCTGCGTGAGGGCGGCTCGCTGCCGGGGCTCGTCGAGGCCGACGACTTCGGGACGTATGTCATGAAGTTCACCGGCGCCGGACAGGGCCGCAAGACCCTGGTCGCCGAGGTGGTGTGCGGCGAACTCGCCCGGCGCCTGGGATTCCGGATGCCCCGGCTGGCCACCCTCCGCCTCGACCCGGTCCTCGGACTCGGCGAGCCCGAGCAGCAGGTGCAGGAGCTGCTCAGGTCCAGCGGCGGCACCAACCTCGGCATGGACTTCCTCTCCGGCGCGCTCGGCTACGACCCGCTCGCCTTCCCGGTGAGCCCCGAGGAGGCCGGCCGGATCGTCTGGTTCGACGCGCTGATCAACAACGTGGACCGCTCCTGGCGCAATCCGAACCTTCTGGTGCACCGCGGCGAGCTGTGGCTCATCGACCACGGCGCGACCATGATCTGGCACCACAACTGGCCCTCCGTCGAGGCGTCCGCGGCCCGCCCCTACGACGCCTCGGACCACGCCCTCGCCCGTTTCGCCCCGGACGTCACCGCCGCCGCGGCCGACCTCGCGCCCCGGGTCACCGAGGACCTGCTGGCCGAGGTCACCGCCGAGGTCCCCGAAGCCTGGCTCGCCGACGAGCCCGGCTTCGCCACCCCGGACGAACTGCGCCGGGCCTACGCGCGGCCCCTGCTCGCGCGGGCCGCCGTCGTCGCCGAGCGCATCACCGGCATCGGCACCGGCTCGAAGGAGGGCAAGTGA
- a CDS encoding Rieske (2Fe-2S) protein, translated as MSSASHRPSPSLSAAREPGGTGPARRTVVTAAGAAGLAAALTACGSGDNNASDTVNSGSGASGSSGSTGTTGSGGSGGATASNGASQNGGGAALAKTSDIPEGGGKIFKDQGVVVTQPTAGQFKAFSAKCTHQGCAVGSVSGGVIVCPCHNSHFSVVDGSVKQGPATQPLAAEKITVSGEDIALA; from the coding sequence ATGAGCAGCGCATCGCACCGGCCCTCCCCCTCTCTCTCGGCTGCGCGCGAGCCAGGAGGCACGGGACCGGCCCGCCGTACCGTCGTGACGGCGGCCGGAGCGGCGGGTCTAGCCGCCGCGCTGACCGCCTGCGGTTCGGGTGACAACAACGCGTCCGACACCGTCAACTCCGGCTCCGGTGCCTCCGGTTCCTCCGGCTCGACGGGTACCACCGGGTCCGGTGGCTCCGGCGGCGCCACCGCGTCGAACGGAGCATCGCAGAACGGGGGCGGCGCCGCGCTCGCCAAGACCTCCGACATCCCCGAGGGCGGCGGCAAGATCTTCAAGGACCAGGGCGTGGTCGTGACACAGCCGACGGCAGGGCAGTTCAAGGCGTTCTCGGCCAAGTGCACCCACCAGGGGTGCGCGGTGGGCAGCGTGTCGGGCGGCGTGATCGTCTGCCCGTGTCACAACAGCCACTTCTCCGTCGTGGACGGCAGTGTGAAGCAGGGTCCCGCGACCCAGCCGCTGGCCGCCGAGAAGATCACCGTCTCCGGTGAGGACATCGCACTGGCCTGA
- a CDS encoding cysteine hydrolase, translating to MPSHAQLSELLDPASTVLLTVECQQGVVGPDSALPELARAARSSGALRNVARLVCAAHGSGVQVIHAIAERRPDGRGASRNARLFRAAERLPVRQLAGSTAVRVAPPIEVAEEDLVVRRLHGLSPIHGTGVDALLRNLGCRTLIVTGVSANVAIPNAVFDAVNLGYTAVVPADAIAGVPADYTPAMIRHTLALVATVATTDEVLGCLTRPRGRD from the coding sequence ATGCCGTCGCATGCACAGCTCAGCGAACTCCTCGACCCCGCGAGCACCGTCCTGCTCACCGTGGAGTGCCAGCAGGGGGTCGTCGGCCCGGACAGCGCGCTGCCCGAACTCGCCCGCGCGGCCCGCTCCTCCGGTGCCCTGCGCAATGTCGCCCGGCTGGTCTGCGCCGCACACGGGAGCGGGGTCCAGGTGATCCACGCGATCGCCGAGCGCCGTCCGGACGGCCGGGGCGCGAGCCGCAACGCCCGCCTGTTCCGGGCCGCCGAACGGCTCCCGGTACGGCAGCTGGCCGGCAGCACCGCCGTCCGCGTCGCCCCGCCGATCGAGGTCGCCGAGGAGGACCTCGTGGTACGGCGGCTGCACGGGCTGTCCCCGATCCACGGCACCGGCGTCGACGCCCTGCTGCGCAATCTGGGCTGCCGCACGCTGATCGTCACCGGGGTCTCCGCCAACGTGGCGATACCCAACGCGGTGTTCGACGCCGTCAACCTCGGCTACACCGCCGTGGTCCCGGCCGACGCCATCGCGGGGGTGCCCGCCGACTACACCCCCGCGATGATCCGCCACACCCTCGCGCTGGTCGCCACGGTCGCGACCACCGACGAGGTGCTCGGCTGCCTCACGCGTCCGCGCGGGCGCGACTGA
- a CDS encoding pyridoxamine 5'-phosphate oxidase family protein, producing MTVTEQRRGRKIMMTPGELDAFLTTQRTCRVATVSADGAPHVSALWFAWDGTSLWLYSVVRSRRWAQLRRDPRVAVVVDSGEEYDQLCGVELSGRVEFVGEVPRTGELCAELDTAETLFARKNFGLDEMPHDGRHAWARLTPEKTVSWDFRKLGGA from the coding sequence ATGACCGTGACCGAGCAGCGCCGGGGCAGAAAGATCATGATGACGCCCGGTGAGCTGGACGCGTTCCTGACCACGCAGCGCACCTGCCGGGTGGCGACCGTCTCGGCGGACGGCGCACCACACGTCAGCGCGCTGTGGTTCGCCTGGGACGGCACCTCGCTGTGGCTGTACTCGGTGGTGCGCAGCAGGCGTTGGGCGCAGCTGCGCCGCGATCCGCGGGTGGCGGTCGTGGTCGACTCGGGCGAGGAGTACGACCAGTTGTGCGGGGTCGAGCTGTCCGGCCGGGTGGAGTTCGTGGGCGAGGTACCGCGCACCGGTGAGCTGTGCGCCGAACTCGACACGGCCGAGACGCTGTTCGCACGGAAGAACTTCGGCCTGGACGAGATGCCCCACGACGGCCGGCACGCCTGGGCACGGCTCACCCCGGAGAAGACCGTGTCCTGGGACTTCCGCAAGCTGGGCGGCGCGTAG
- a CDS encoding LysR family transcriptional regulator, with protein MLNLERLRTLDALARHGSVSGAADALHVTTSAVSQQLGKLEREIGQQLLAKNGRGVRLTDAGRLLSEHAARILSQVELAESDLEAHRGQVVGELRLAAFPTAARGLFPAALGALRGRHPGLRVRSSELEPEQGIAGVVRGDLDLAVVLDWYNKPMPVPDGLVKAPLLDDPADVALPAGHRLADRDEVDLTEFAEDEWITWGEGEFCHEWLMFTLRSKGIEPIVGHRASETHTQLGLVASGLGVCIAPLLGRHPVPEGVVMIPLSQRARRHVYVVWRADADRRPSIRAAVEALRTAARSLD; from the coding sequence ATGTTGAACCTGGAGCGCCTGCGCACCCTGGACGCCCTCGCCCGGCACGGCTCGGTCAGCGGCGCCGCGGACGCGCTGCATGTGACCACGTCCGCCGTCTCCCAGCAGCTGGGCAAGCTCGAGCGGGAGATCGGCCAGCAACTCCTCGCCAAGAACGGCCGGGGCGTACGGCTGACGGACGCCGGCCGGCTGTTGTCGGAGCACGCGGCGCGGATCCTCTCCCAGGTCGAACTCGCCGAGTCCGACCTGGAGGCGCACCGCGGGCAGGTCGTGGGCGAACTGCGGCTGGCGGCCTTCCCGACCGCCGCCCGCGGGCTCTTCCCGGCCGCGCTCGGCGCGCTGCGCGGCCGGCACCCGGGGCTGCGCGTGCGCTCCAGCGAGCTGGAGCCGGAGCAGGGCATCGCCGGGGTCGTCCGCGGCGACCTCGATCTCGCGGTGGTCCTGGACTGGTACAACAAGCCGATGCCGGTGCCCGACGGCCTGGTCAAGGCACCCCTGCTGGACGACCCGGCCGATGTCGCCCTGCCCGCCGGGCACCGGCTGGCCGACCGGGACGAGGTGGACCTCACCGAGTTCGCCGAGGACGAGTGGATCACCTGGGGCGAGGGCGAGTTCTGCCACGAGTGGCTCATGTTCACGCTGCGGTCCAAGGGCATCGAGCCGATCGTCGGCCACCGCGCCAGCGAGACCCACACCCAACTCGGCCTGGTCGCCTCCGGGTTGGGTGTGTGCATCGCCCCGCTGCTGGGCCGCCACCCGGTGCCCGAGGGCGTGGTCATGATCCCGCTCAGCCAGCGCGCCCGCCGTCATGTGTACGTCGTCTGGCGGGCGGACGCCGACCGCAGGCCCTCGATCCGCGCGGCCGTCGAGGCCCTGCGCACGGCGGCACGGTCGCTGGACTGA
- a CDS encoding DMT family transporter has product MSTVATPRTQSPTPAPAPARPRARLDWRLRFGALSLIWGFSFLLIKVGTDGYAPFQVTLGRLVFGTAVLAAAMAVKRERLPRGARLWGHMAVAAFFLNALPFSLFAYSELTIPSTLAGICNATSPLWGMALSLVALSEDRPTRVRVAGLGLGFLGVLTVLGVWQGFHGLDATGTAMALLASLSYPVGWIYVRRTLAGSGNSHLSMTGAQLLLASLQLAVVTPLFAGFPSHFSPVPLLAIAALGALGTGLAVLIQYGLVAEVGPTTAQMVTYFIPVIATAAGVAILGESLRWTTPVGAVIVLAGAALTQARRKAA; this is encoded by the coding sequence ATGAGCACGGTCGCCACTCCCCGGACCCAGTCCCCCACCCCCGCCCCCGCCCCCGCCCGCCCCCGGGCCCGCCTCGACTGGCGGCTCCGCTTCGGCGCACTGTCGCTGATCTGGGGCTTCAGCTTCCTGTTGATCAAGGTGGGCACGGACGGATACGCGCCCTTCCAGGTCACCCTCGGGCGCCTGGTGTTCGGTACGGCGGTACTGGCCGCCGCGATGGCGGTCAAACGGGAGCGGCTGCCGCGCGGGGCCCGGCTGTGGGGGCACATGGCCGTCGCCGCGTTCTTCCTGAACGCCCTGCCGTTCTCGCTCTTCGCCTACTCCGAGCTGACGATCCCGTCCACGCTGGCCGGCATCTGCAACGCCACCTCTCCTCTGTGGGGCATGGCCCTGTCGCTGGTCGCCCTGTCCGAGGACCGGCCGACCAGGGTCCGCGTGGCCGGACTCGGCCTCGGCTTCCTCGGGGTGCTGACCGTGCTGGGCGTGTGGCAGGGCTTCCACGGGCTGGACGCCACGGGTACGGCGATGGCGCTGCTGGCTTCGCTGAGCTATCCGGTGGGGTGGATCTACGTCCGCCGCACGCTCGCCGGGTCGGGCAACTCCCATCTGTCGATGACCGGGGCACAGTTGCTGCTGGCGTCGCTGCAACTGGCCGTTGTGACACCGCTGTTCGCCGGGTTCCCTTCCCATTTCTCGCCGGTGCCGCTGCTGGCGATCGCCGCGCTCGGGGCACTGGGGACCGGGCTCGCGGTGCTGATCCAGTACGGGCTGGTCGCGGAGGTCGGTCCGACGACCGCACAGATGGTCACGTACTTCATCCCGGTCATCGCCACCGCCGCCGGCGTGGCGATCCTCGGGGAGTCGCTGCGCTGGACCACACCGGTGGGAGCAGTGATCGTGCTGGCCGGAGCCGCACTGACACAGGCGCGACGCAAGGCCGCGTAG
- a CDS encoding aminotransferase class I/II-fold pyridoxal phosphate-dependent enzyme codes for MLGEYPIEGRGAAEIAASVERAVGAGELQPGQSLPPMRELAVRLGVNPNTVAAAYRTLRERGVIETAGRRGSRVRSKPATTAREELRVEIPVGGRDLATGNPDPALLPPLAPVLAAAAEEGERRPVRYGDDPVDADLVRLARADLDADGVPAGPLAVTSGSLDAIERVLTAHLRPGDAVAVEDPGWGSVLDLVPALGLRTLPVGVDDDGPHVDGLRRALEAGARALIVTDRAQNPTGASVSATRARALRAVLRDHPGTLLIEDDHGHGIVDLPLHPLAGVTHHWAVVRSVSKAYGPDLRVAVLTGDPVTVDRVRGRQSLGPGWVSLLLQRTVAGLWREGAVDRAAVARSYGARRDALLEALAERGVVGHGRSGMNVWIPVPDETGAVARLVQSGWAVAPGARFRLNSPPAIRITVSLLTEQDVGPLAEAVAAAVRPSPARVYG; via the coding sequence GTGCTAGGAGAGTATCCCATCGAAGGGCGCGGTGCAGCAGAGATCGCGGCCAGCGTCGAGCGCGCGGTCGGCGCGGGTGAGCTGCAGCCGGGGCAATCCCTGCCCCCCATGCGGGAGTTGGCGGTCCGGCTGGGGGTGAACCCCAACACGGTCGCGGCTGCCTATCGCACCCTGCGCGAGCGCGGGGTGATCGAGACGGCCGGCCGCCGGGGCAGCCGTGTCCGGTCCAAGCCGGCGACCACCGCGCGTGAGGAACTGCGCGTGGAGATCCCGGTGGGAGGCCGCGACCTGGCGACCGGCAACCCCGATCCGGCCCTGCTGCCCCCGCTCGCGCCGGTCCTCGCCGCGGCGGCGGAGGAGGGCGAGCGGCGGCCCGTCCGCTACGGCGACGACCCCGTCGACGCGGACCTTGTCCGCCTGGCCCGCGCCGACCTCGACGCCGACGGCGTCCCCGCGGGCCCGCTGGCCGTGACGTCCGGCTCCCTCGACGCCATCGAGCGCGTCCTCACCGCACATCTCAGGCCGGGCGACGCCGTGGCCGTCGAGGACCCCGGCTGGGGCAGCGTGCTCGACCTGGTCCCCGCGCTGGGCCTGCGCACGCTCCCGGTGGGCGTGGACGACGACGGGCCACACGTGGACGGCCTGCGCCGCGCCCTGGAGGCCGGGGCCCGGGCCCTGATCGTCACCGACCGCGCCCAGAACCCGACCGGGGCCTCGGTGAGCGCGACGCGCGCGCGTGCCCTGCGCGCGGTCCTGCGCGACCATCCCGGGACCCTGCTGATCGAGGACGACCACGGCCACGGCATCGTCGACCTCCCGCTGCATCCCCTGGCGGGGGTCACGCACCACTGGGCCGTGGTCCGCTCCGTCTCCAAGGCCTACGGCCCCGACCTGCGCGTGGCCGTCCTCACCGGCGACCCGGTCACCGTCGACCGGGTGCGCGGCCGGCAGAGTCTGGGGCCGGGCTGGGTGAGCCTGTTGCTGCAACGGACTGTGGCGGGGCTGTGGCGGGAGGGCGCGGTGGACCGGGCGGCGGTGGCGCGGTCGTACGGGGCGCGCCGGGACGCGCTGCTCGAGGCTCTGGCGGAGCGCGGGGTCGTCGGCCATGGCCGCAGCGGTATGAATGTCTGGATCCCGGTCCCCGACGAGACGGGCGCGGTGGCCCGCCTCGTCCAGTCGGGCTGGGCGGTCGCCCCGGGCGCCCGTTTCCGCCTGAACAGCCCCCCGGCGATCCGCATCACGGTCTCCCTGCTCACCGAGCAGGACGTCGGCCCCCTGGCCGAGGCGGTGGCGGCGGCAGTGCGGCCGTCACCGGCTCGCGTCTATGGCTGA
- a CDS encoding pyridoxamine 5'-phosphate oxidase family protein yields MQGTTEGSQAAAYTPTDRTVPTRSADRASYDKELVHAILDEGYVCHLGFVRDGAPVVLPTLYGRVGERLYVHGSTGSRPLRMTGKADPGLPVCLTVTHVDGLVLARSAFHHSINYRSVVVHGVAHEVTDPEERRLALDALVDHVVPGRAADSRPANKKELAATAVIRLDLDEVSAKLRTGGANDEPEDLSLPHWAGVVPLRKGYDTPVRNADLAPGIELPDYLTKS; encoded by the coding sequence ATGCAGGGGACGACCGAGGGATCCCAGGCCGCCGCCTACACCCCGACCGACCGCACCGTGCCCACCCGCTCCGCCGACCGGGCGTCGTACGACAAGGAGCTGGTGCACGCGATACTCGACGAGGGGTACGTCTGCCACCTCGGCTTCGTGCGCGACGGCGCCCCGGTGGTGCTGCCGACGCTGTACGGCCGGGTCGGCGAGCGGCTCTACGTCCACGGGTCCACCGGTTCGCGTCCGCTGCGGATGACCGGCAAGGCCGACCCGGGCCTGCCGGTGTGTCTGACGGTCACCCATGTGGACGGGCTGGTGCTGGCCCGCTCCGCCTTCCACCACTCCATCAACTACCGATCGGTCGTGGTGCACGGCGTCGCGCACGAGGTCACCGACCCCGAGGAGCGGCGGCTGGCCCTCGACGCGCTGGTGGACCACGTCGTACCGGGCCGCGCCGCCGACTCCCGGCCCGCGAACAAGAAGGAGCTGGCCGCCACGGCGGTGATCCGCCTGGACCTGGACGAGGTCTCGGCCAAGCTCCGCACCGGCGGCGCGAACGACGAGCCCGAGGACCTGTCCCTGCCGCACTGGGCCGGGGTCGTTCCGCTCCGCAAGGGCTACGACACCCCGGTCCGCAACGCCGACCTGGCCCCCGGCATCGAGCTGCCGGACTACCTCACGAAGTCGTAG